TGCCGTCATCGTCCGCCATGACCAAAGTCGGCGCAATTTTCAACGGAAGTAGCGCCACCATGATATCACCGTTGACTGGATCCGAGCACACCCTCGCCATGTAGACGTATGGTATCGTCGGAAAGCCGGTTGAGGACCACCGGCCGCCCCACCCTAGCCCCATCACGCGCCGCCAACCGGCCATAGCCAAACCACGACAGATCTGGCCGAGACGCGagatccatggccaccgccgccgcccatcgCATGGCGGAGAATCCACCGGAGGACCTCGCCAGCCATGGGTTCGCCGGCGGTCACCGCACAGCCAGGACGCCGTTGTAGCTGCCGCAGAAAGACACCCCGCGCGAGGCGCCCCAGCCGCCTGATGGGAGATCCGCCGCTTCCCTCCTGCCCTAGCCCTTTAGGCGCCACGCGCCGCCACCACCGCGGCTagtgccggcggcagcggcggcagagaTCTGCCTCGCGGGAGGGCTGGCGGCACGAGGAGTTGGTCCCCCTGGCGTCACCCTGGGTGGCGGCGCGAGAGGGTCGGGAGAGAGAATCTACTCAGGCATCATGATGATCCACCTGGTACTTTGACATAACATCACTTTAGATGTGGTATCACTAAGAGGCACTCATGTCTTCCTTTCTTAGCGACATGCCTGATAGCAGACACATATATATGGTCTCACTTTTCTGGATGAACAATGAAGCTAAAACGAGTAAAGCACACACTTGACTTCAACGAGTATAAATCTGTCCTGCTTATAAAGGTTGGAGTTGGTGGTGAGTTCACATATGGGGCCAACATAATAAATAAACTCATATATTTGTACCCACATTTGGGGCTAACAATCTTCTAAGAACATAAATAAACAAATGTACTTTTACGCACATGTCAATCGAACATAAATAAACAAACACATTATTATTTGTCAGCATAACACACCTATAAAAAACTCAACAAATGTAGCTCAAAAATAATTCTCTTGGTTTTAGTTTCTATTCCAAATCAAAATTTCCATTCCCATTCTCCCATATTTTAGAACTGGGAATGTTATCTAACTTTACATCTTGGAAAGGTCCTACTATTTTGCAAATGACCTACTATAATTGCTTAAGGTTCTCTGAAAATTCCAGCATGATCATTTGTTATATTTTTGCTCCTCTTTTTAACCGTTAACAACACAATGATACCGAAGATCTCCTAAGTTGGTGGTTTAACTCCTTTTTACATAGCTTCATAGCAAAACACGGGCACTTTGCCAGTAAGAATAAAGCTAACaccagaggaaataataaatccctTCGTGCTAAGTATAATAGTATCATGCATGTATCCGTTGCCAGCGCTGATAGATGAGCCAGCAGTGCTGTCGTACGTCCAGCGGTCCAGGAGGCCAAGATCGGGCGTACATTTCTTAGAAAGGACGATGTATACTATAGATTGAGATTGAGACTTGAGCAAAGTATGCCAGCTGAAGTGAAGTGTGTGTCTTGGCATGCATGACGGGACAGGCCGAGTCATAATTCAGACCTTGTCAGACCGTACTAACCGACGACGACACATCTGATGAGTATGTTTGTGGAGGCATCTCCTTTTGGCCATCTATACGTTTTCTTGTTATGTGCCGACATATGGTACATGCATGTCTTGGCACCTTGGCTAGATTGAATGAAGAGGACAAAAAGACAAGACTTATATATGCTAatgatgttgatgaagatcctATTCTAGTGGTGCGACTTTGTCCGGACTACAATTTGAAAACTATAAGCAACCTAGGCATACGTGTCGAGATTTTGATGGTACATCGCAGTCTTTTCTTTTGCGAAGAAGTCCTGGGTTTATTTATTATAAAGTTCATCAGAACTACAAAGTAGCCCAAACATAATATAAAATACATCAAGGTCCTTGGACCACTGAGTGACCATTACCGTTGCCACAACAAGCTGTCGATGTGTTGTTGTCACCGCTTCCTTACTGGAGTCAGTCTGACCTTATCGATGATAGCCGGGAAGTCTTCGTGTGTATACCTCTAAGGACATGCGCTTTGGAGACATAGTCGTGGTCATTAAGCCCTTCAATTGATCAAAACACTTGGCACATTGTCGTTAGAGTAATGGCTTCAGCCTGCCACGTAACTATCCACGTGATCCACGTGTCATAGCTACATTTTATACTTTAACTTTCCTAAAATATGAAATAGGATGCGAGTAGGTcctaaattattttaaaaaaaaatccattTTAAACAAAGCGATATATACCAAAGCTTAGCAATTTGCATCTTGTTATGCACACGTCAAGTATGTACTCAATGTTTTCAGTATCGTCTCGACGCGGTGTTTGAGTCAATAAAATTCCTTTAAAAAAACACTTGAATCATGGAGTATGCCACCATGAGTATGAGGGTGAAAGCGGGTGCAGCGGAATACGAGCCATATGTGATTGCACTTTGGAGTAGGAAAACAAAAGGGAAAATGTACATAGCATACCATCATGGAGTATGCTCTTAGATAGCTAAAATGATTACATCTATATCAATGCTCCTTGAATCGTGTATCAATGAAACTAGAGAATACCCATGCATTCCTGTGAGAATTGGCTGAAATATCTTTTACTGAGATTTGGTTGCCTGAAAGTGAAACTGAAAATATATACGGTTTTATTGTACTGATTATTGCATATTGGTAAAATAATTATTGAATCAATGGGAATAAAGAGCCTTTTTCCTGCGCACAACTGCTTGTCGAGGTGTCTTTTCCTGTGTatggttgcatgttgaggtgaCATGTTTATAAATATGTTATTCTGACAACctatttacacacacacacacacacacacacacacacacacacacacactatcaaaTCGATAGTTCCAAAAACTAAACGAAAAGGTGCATAACCGCCATTGCCCCGAGCTCCCAGGCAATTGAAGTTCTGGTCCGCACAAAGTTGCCGGAACTCACCGTCACGCCCTCCTGCCGTACCCCTCTGAAGTTTCGCTCCACCATGATGACTGgcatcctccagggcatctagaagATCCGTCACAGCAAGGTTAATTCTAAGAGATGACCACCACCCTCGCCATCGAGGCCCGGAAACATCGAGCCAACGCTATGATTTGttgctactccctctctctttgtaAATCTATCCTCGAGAAATGGATTTGAAGTTTCGGCACATCGCCATGACTCGACTAACCTCACAACCCCCCTTTTTAGGTAAATCAGCAATCCCCTTGATCGGGCATAATCATTGGTGTAGTGGAAACATAGTTCAGGTGCGGTTTTGACCTTTGAGCAATTTAATAAGGATCAACAAAGCACGATGATGATAGACAAGAATCACCACCTCTGTAGCCATGATCTGCCTCGATGTCCTTCTCATGGGCTGGTGTTCCTCTGTGGTTGGCTATAGCCGGTGGGGCCCACCCGCGGTGGACGTTGGTGACCCTCTGCCGTAACGCTGGCCCCCATGAGATCACCaccaccatcctcctcctccttttgggCTGAAGGAGACGCCGCTGCCGGCCACGGCGGCCCTGGTGGCCATGACGCTGGCCCCCATGAGATCACCaccaccatcctcctcctccttttgggCTGAAGGAGACGCCGCTGCCGGCCACGGCGGCCCTGGTGGCCATGACGGCGAAGCGAGATCGAGGCGGCTGTTCTCGTGCCTCTTCTGCGACAAGAAGTTCCTCAAGTCTCAGGCGTTGGGGGGCCACCAGAATGTGCACAAGAAGGAGCGGGCCGGCAGCTGGAACCCTCGCCTCTACCTACAATCCGACCACGGCGACCGGCCGGCCACCGCGGCGGCAAATGCGCCGGCGAGATGGCCAAATGCGCGCCTTGATGACGACGgcgagaagcagttgcagcagcttgaTCTCAACGTCAAGCTTTAATTAGCTAACTCGTGTGTACGTTTTTACTATCTTCCTTTCCATCTTCTTATCCTCCTTGAACTAGCTAgtttgtgtgtgcgcgcgcactACACGTATTCGGTTGCAAGCACGCATGTTCGTCCCGTACTGTACATATACATTGGTCTCTATTACCTATGGTCTTTTTTTTCGAGTGAAATGGGAGTTTTATTCCAAAAGTGTAGAGTTACAATCAGCCGACAAAAGTTCAGCTATACATGGATGGCCTCTGCGAAGCCAACAAGCCGTACTATGATTAGTTCTATCATAATTTGCCAGATAATCTGCTACTCTATTCTGGTCCCTAGAAATTTTCATAGGAATAAACTCCCTTCCTACCATCAAATCCTTAATCTCTAAGATGAGATGCCCATATGCCGATCGGTCCAACTCATTAGAAGTTAGAACAGATAGTGCCGTCGTTGAATCCGATTGAACAACCACCGGAAGAGTAGTATGCTCGACAGACAGTACCATCCCCTCCATTATAGCATGTAGCTCCGCCTCAAGAGCATCGTTGCAATGAAATAAGTGACGGTGTGCCGAGAAAATAACACTCCCGTCCCAGTTCCGAAGTATCATGCCTGAACCTGCTGACCCGTCTTCTGCCGAAAAGGAGCCATCCACTGATAAAGCTACCTTGCCCGGCATCGGCGGTGGCCATGGTTTGTACAGCGCTTGTGGTTTCTTAGTTGGTACCGTCAACCACTCCTCCTTCCCCATTTTTCCTTTCACAATCTCTTCTGTACTATATTTATTTGCCTGCTGAATTGATCTGAAATAACTGTCCAGAAACTCTACTGAGACCTCCACCGGAgcagcttccttaccatgtgttaaATCTGTAAGAACTTGCCACACTCGCCAGACCAACATAATTATCATATCCCGCACTTTGTCCGAACAATTTGCAAGTACGTTGAGCAGCCACTCTTCTCCATTGTCCAGCAAGTACTCATTCCCGGGCAAAGGCAACCTAGAACGCATGCCATTCCACAACGCCTTTGCCTCTGTACACGCAACTAGTGCATGGAAAGAATTGTCCTCTTCTAATCCACAAAGTGGGCAAGTAGCACTAGTACGTAAGTGCCTATATTGCATGCACTTATGGGTAGCTAGTGCCCCAGTGACCGCCTTCCATGCAAGAATTTTCATTTTTTGCGGCACTCCAGCCCGCCAAATCAGGTTCCATATAGgtatacctggccaaacctcgggccgggcctagccaagcccgagccATAAAAcctgggcccgagcccggcccggcccggccatcaGGCCTAGTTtttgggcccaagcccggcccaaacATGCAAAAGCCCGCCGGGCCTCGGGCCGGGCCCCTTCAGAAAACTGCAAAAATGatgggcccgggcccggcccggccagGCCACCGGGCTAAAAATCTAGGACTAAGCCCGGCCCGGGAGCAGCGTTGGGCCGagccgggtcgggctttttcgggctgggctgcccatggccaggtctaCATATAGGCCTATTTCCATCAGGCTCACTGCTAGAAGCCTCACCAGCATGAAGCTCCTCATGATGCTGCATAGCTAGATGCTAGGCGCTTCGAACAGAAAATCTACCGTTCCTCTCCGGCTGCCAAGCAATGAAATCCTCACGGCTTCGCGGAGAAGTCCGGATTCTCAAAATTTCCTGAACATCCAAAGGCCAAAAGTGTTCTCTGACCAGCTTTGGGTTCCAAACCCCATTGCCGTTCAAAAAATCCGAGAATCGGTTTAGTCGACAATTACGTTTGGGTGTGACTGGCCAAAAGGACAGACCCCGAGGAATCCATGGATCACGCCAAGTACGGATTTGAGAGCCACACCCCACCCTCCATATGAAACCCTTCTTTACAAGCTCAAGCCCATGTTCAATTCCTCTCCAAACAGCGGAAGCATTACCTGTAAACACCGTATCCATGAGATTTCCATTAGGGAAATACTTCGCCCTAAGTAGCCGAGAACATAAGCTATCTGGAAACTCGAGTAAACGCCAAGCTTGTTTGGCCAACAAAGCTTGGTTAAAGGCACGCATGTCTCTAAATCCCATGCCACCCTTGGACTTTGGCAAAATCATCTTATCCCAACTCAGCCATGACATTTTTCTTTTGCCCTTATCAACACCCCACCAGTACTGTCGCATCAAGCGAGTCATTTCATCACAAATCGACGCTGGCAGTCGAAATACGCTCATCACATAAGTGGGTATTGCCTGAGCTACAGACTTAATCAAAATCTCCGTACTCCCAGAAGACATGTATTGTTCACTCCAATCAACCAGAATTTTGCTTAACCTCTCTAGTATAGATTCAAATCTTCCCTTATGCATTCTCCCATCTAGGACCAGAAGACCTAGATACTTAGGGTCAAAAACCTCCTGAGTTATTTCAAGAATATCCTTCACCTCATTCATGACTGTCATTGAGCAAATGTCAGAGAAAAGGATGGAACACTTTGAGGGGTTTATAATTTGCCCCGTCGATGACGCATAagtgttcaacaaaccttttaCCACTGCCGCTTGCTGTCCCGAGGCTCGAAAAAATAGAAGTGAATCATCCGCAAATAAAAGGTAAGAGATCCCTGGGGTCCTGCGACAAATCTTCACCGGCTCCAAACCTTCCTCTATAATGGCCTTATTCACTAGagcagacaaggcatcagcaacaaATAAGAAGAGGAAGGGAGACAATGGATCACCTTGACGAAGACCCCGTGTCGGCGTAAATGATTCCAGTAACTTGCCATTGAATTTCACCGAGTAATTAACAGACTTAACACAAGCCATAATGCGAGAAACCCAAGTATGGGAGAAACCCCACTTAATTAAGGCTTTCTCCAAAAAATCCCAGTCAACGCGATCGTAGGCTTTAGATATATCCAATTTGTATGCACAAAAATCCGGAGCCCCTTCCTTCAAAGACTGAATGTAATGCACACATTCGAAAGCAATAATTGAGTTGTCAGATATGAGTCGACCCTGCATTTCGAAACAACTTTATAGATGACATTGCAGAGGCTAATTGGCCTAAAATCCTTGAGGGTGATTGGATGTTGCACCTTTGGGATGAGAACAATTGCCGTATCATTGACCCCATCTGGCATGATTCCGGTCACAAAAAATTCCAAAACTGCTTCCACAACCTTTTCCTTCAACACCAACCAATTACGTTAGAAAAAACGAGCTGGAAAACCATCTGGACCTGGTGCCTTCAACGGACCAATTTGAAACAACGCGTCGGACACTTCTCTTTCAGTAAATGGGGCACAAAGCTTCACATTCATATCATTCGTTACCTTACTTGCTATGCTATCTAGCATCACCTCTGGCTGTAATGTAGGATCCTTTGTATACACCTCTTTAAAATAGGATGCTGCCATGCACTCCATATCTGAAGGGACAGAACACCAGGAGCCGTCCTCCTTCCTCAGTCGCTGGATatgatttcttctagcacgccaaatAGCACGCCGGTGAAGATACTTGGTATTCCTCTCCCCCTCCTTGAGCCAAGTTATACGCGAGCGCTGCAACCACAACATCTCTTCCCTGTATAAAAGCTCATCTAGTTCATTCATCTTCTGCCTGATAGTCGAGCGGTCAATACTACTCTGTTGCATAGCATCCAAAATATTACCTATGGTCTTCCCTTGTCTCCGAGTTTTTTCTCTCAAAAAGGACTCACATGTATTACTCTCTCTGATCCGTATTAATTGTCATTAATTTAGTATATAAACTGTCGTTGatttagtataaagttgtactaaaTTAGTGATGATTAATATGGATCGTAGAGAGTACAAAATTTCATTATAAAGACAAAGTAcccaaaacataataaaaattacatcaaggcTTTTTTGACATCAACTCCAAGGTTACTCACAACAAATTCTGCCTCGTTGATTTCTCAGATATATACCTTCGCAAAAAGAACGAGAAAAGAAAACCTGCGATCAAGTTTTGCAGCTTTTGTTTCCATGGTCGTTGTGAAACTGGACGTTGTGTTGTATTCTTGTCATTTGTTGCTGGTTTGTGTGTCTCTTCCAGGCACTTTGGGTAGTTGTGTAGCTATCAGGCACTTTGGTTATGTAGCTAGCTATCAGGCACTTTGGTTATGTTTGAGGATGGGATTGTCACCTGGTGGTGCTGCGGTCCGAACCATATTTAGATGCTGCCAGGACTTCGATGTGGATGAACTATTCATCAACTTCAATGAAATTGGAAGCCGATGCGCGAAAAAGAAAAAGTAATTGGAAGCTGGCTGGCTTTTATTTATCTGCATGTCCATATTTTCGGCCCTTTTCCCCGCCATACATTTTTCATTGGGCGatgctaggcgccggcgcaccggccgaaacgTTCGGCCGGTCCAGCCCTAGCCGTTCGATGCGAGGCGTGCGCGGTTGGATCtggagcaaaaaaaaaaaaaaactcgcccccagcttcttcttcctcggcaCGATCCCCTCGCTTGGGCTGCGCCGCGCCGCGTCTTCTATCCCTCGCCGCCCGTCCACACCCTCGNNNNNNNNNNNNNNNNNNNNNNNNNNNNNNNNNNNNNNNNNNNNNNNNNNNNNNNNNNNNNNNNNNNNNNNNNNNNNNNNNNNNNNNNNNNNNNNNNNNNNNNNNNNNNNNNNNNNNNNNNNNNNNNNNNNNNNNNNNNNNNNNNNNNNNNNNNNNNNNNNNNNNNNNNNNNNNNNNNNNNNNNNNNNNNNNNNNNNNNNNNNNNNNNNNNNNNNNNNNNNNNNNNNNNNNNNNNNNNNNNNNNNNNNNNNNNNNNNNNNNNNNNNNNNNNNNNNNNNNNNNNNNNNNNNNNNNNNNNNNNNNNNNNNNNNNNNNNNNNNNNNNNNNNNNNNNNNNNNNNNNNNNNNNNNNNNNNNNNNNNNNNNNNNNNNNNNNNNNNNNNNNNNNNNNNNNNNNNNNNNNNNNNNNNNNNNNNNNNNNNNNNNNNNNNNNNNNNNNNNNNNNNNNNNNNNNNNNNNNNNNNNNNNNNNNNNNNNNNNNNNNNNNNNNNNNNNNNNNNNNNNNNNNNNNNNNNNNNNNNNNNNNNNNNNNNNNNNNNNNNNNNNNNNNNNNNNNNNNNNNNNNNNNNNNNNNNNNNNNNNNNNNNNNNNNNNNNNNNNNNNNNNNNNNNNNNNNNNNNNNNNNNNNNNNNNNNN
The Triticum dicoccoides isolate Atlit2015 ecotype Zavitan chromosome 3A, WEW_v2.0, whole genome shotgun sequence genome window above contains:
- the LOC119270832 gene encoding zinc finger protein 2-like, giving the protein MSFSWAGVPLWLAIAGGAHPRWTLETPLPATAALVAMTLAPMRSPPPSSSSFWAEGDAAAGHGGPGGHDGEARSRRLFSCLFCDKKFLKSQALGGHQNVHKKERAGSWNPRLYLQSDHGDRPATAAANAPARWPNARLDDDGEKQLQQLDLNVKL